One Triticum dicoccoides isolate Atlit2015 ecotype Zavitan chromosome 4B, WEW_v2.0, whole genome shotgun sequence genomic window carries:
- the LOC119292188 gene encoding proliferating cell nuclear antigen-like: protein MLELPLVKGDPFHHVMEAILDLSDVAHVVCTTRGLNLLAVDTKHLAIVSLLFPAEDFKGYTCDEYISIGIPIRDLVNAIRCGDDKDTITLKVGEENFGTITLSFVSPEKNTVDYEFRLVDAKLERFRLPDRHFLRSKYQGSVKMPSVEFRRICKCLSNFGDEYGVISVTDEDLTYFAKGTDGDVYVEYKQQEEDTTIFKIDVREPVRLAFNPKYLNTFAKVFTLSGQVKLFLSKTHPLMVECKIGQKGRIRCFVAPKVEPEFQGEEEKKEAQKEEVINVSKMESDTDANKNKKRKRKLTDD from the exons ATGTTGGAGCTGCCCCTGGTGAAGGGGGACCCCTTCCACCATGTCATGGAGGCGATCCTCGACCTGTCCGATGTGGCCCACGTCGTGTGCACCACAAGGGGCTTGAACCTCCTGGCCGTGGACACCAAACACTTAGCGATCGTCTCGCTCCTCTTCCCCGCCGAGGACTTCAAGGGCTACACCTGCGACGAGTACATCTCCATTGGGATCCCAATCCGCGACTTGGTCAATGCCATCCGCTGCGGCGACGACAAAGACACCATCACCCTCAAGGTCGGCGAAGAAAACTTCGGCACCATTACCTTATCATTCGTGTCGCCCG AGAAGAACACTGTGGATTACGAATTCCGGCTTGTGGATGCCAAACTCGAGCGCTTTCGACTCCCAGATAGGCATTTTTTGAGATCCAAGTACCAGGGCTCTGTCAAAATGCCATCTGTGGAGTTTAGGCGGATCTGCAAGTGCCTCAGTAACTTCGGAGATGAATAtg GTGTCATCTCGGTGACTGACGAGGACCTCACATACTTTGCTAAGGGAACAGATGGGGACGTCTACGTGGAGTACAAGCAG CAAGAAGAAGATACTACTATCTTTAAAATAGATGTGCGAGAACCAGTTAGACTGGCCTTTAATCCGAAGTACTTGAACACCTTCGCCAAGGTGTTCACCCTCTCTGGTCAAGTGAAGCTCTTTCTCTCGAAGACACATCCCCTCATGGTCGAATGCAAAATTGGACAGAAGGGCCGCATCAGATGTTTCGTGGCACCAAAGGTGGAACCAGAGTTCCAAGGGGAAGAGGAAAAGAAAGAGGCCCAAAAAGAAGAAGTTATCAATGTAAGCAAGATGGAATCTGATACCGATGCAAACAAGAATAAGAAGAGAAAGAGAAAGCTAACTGATGACTAG
- the LOC119292189 gene encoding uncharacterized protein LOC119292189 → MRAPWQVRRGAAARPRHLRPPARRASAAGLTMPVCRSPRVANRTAATGAGSGDGCATVRWTGAGDGAGRHRLCDGEVERRRGRSRAAAAVRRRGRAAPGTEQGDGEVERRRGRNRAAARVHDEVAPGPRRSRWCGGEAALGEVTRGRQRPPSLRPTTSRVRPPPSPSDLNQQVRSILVRYIIAKLKELLC, encoded by the exons ATGCGAGCACCGTGGCAGGTCCGGCGTGGCGCCGCTGCTCGGCCACGCCACCTCCGTCCACCAGCGCGTCGCGCTTCAGCCGCCGGTCTCACCATGCCGGTATGCCGCTCGCCCAGGGTGGCCAACCGCACGGCGGCGACGGGCGCAGGGAGCGGTGACGGCTGTGCGACGGTGAGATGGACCGGCGCCGGGGACGGAGCAGGGCGGCACCGGCTGTGCGACGGCGAGGTGGAGCGTCGTCGGGGAcggagcagggcggcggcggctgtgCGACGGCGAGGTAGAGCAGCGCCGGGGACGGAGCAgggcgacggcgaggtggagcgGCGCCGGGGACGGAACAGGGCAGCGGCACGAGTGCACGACGAGGTGGCGCCGGGGCCGAGGCGGAGCAGGTggtgcggcggcgaggcggcgctgggggagGTCACCCGTGGAAGGCAGCGGCCGCCGTCGCTCCGCCCGACCACCTCCCGTGTGcggccgccgccgtctccctccgACCTCAACCAGCAAGTTAGAAGCATTTTG GTTCGGTACATTATTGCAAAACTGAAAGAGCTACTGTGCTAG